GTCGTTGACGATCAGCTTCGTCGCCGTGCCCTTGGTGATCGCCAGCGCGTCGGTGACGATCTGCAGCGCCTCGCCGTCGTTGAGGTCCTTCGCGCGCAGCTGCACGGTGCCGACGCCGAGCTTGGTCAGGCGCTCGACCCAGGCGAGGCTGTCGACGACGGGATAGAAGCGATCAGGATACGGCATGCCAGAACGGTGTCCCAACGACAGGGGTGGAGGGCGAGGCGAAATCGCGGGCGTCCATCAGCCCGGCCTCGTAGGCGGTGCGGCCGGCTTCGACCCCGAGCCGGAAGGCGCGGGCCATCGCCACCGGGTCGGCAGCCTTGGCAATCGCCGTGTTGAGCAGCACGGCGTCGTAGCCGAGCTCGAGTGCTTCCGCCGCGTGGCTCGGCGCGCCCAGGCCGGCGTCGACCACCAGGGTGATATCGGGCATGCGGTCGCGCAGCAGCTTCAGCGCGTCGCGGTTGATGATGCCCTTGGCCGAGCCGATCGGCGCCGCCCAGGGCATCACGACCTTGCAGCCGGCATCGACCAGCCGCATCGCGACCGTGAGATCCTCGGTGCAGTAGGGGAACACCTCGAAACCGTCCTTGATCAGGATATCAGCGGCTTCGACGAGACCAACCACGTCGGGCTGCAGGGTGTCGTTGTCGCCGATCACTTCGAGCTTGATCCAGCTCGTGCCGAACAATTCGCGCGCGAGCTTCGCCGTCGTCACCGCCTCGCGCACGCTGCGGCAGCCGGCGGTGTTCGGCAGCACGGTGACATCGAGCGCGTTGATCAGCTTCCAGAACGCATCGCCGGTCTTGCCGCCGGCGGCCTCGCGCCGCAGCGACACGGTGACGATCTGCGCGCCCGAGGCGCGGATCGCGTCCTGCATGATCGCAGGCGAGGGGTAGAGCGCGGTGCCGATCAGCAGGCGGGAGGCGAAAGTCTTGTCGTAGAAGGTGGGCATCAATGGTCTCCGTCATGTCGGACGGTGGTCGCCGCAACGAAGCCTGTCATCCCCGCGAAAGCCGGCGATGACAGTGGTGGTTGTGGCGCGAGCTCCATGAGCATCACCCTCCCTGCCGGGGGGTGATGATCTCGATCTCGTCGCCGGTCTTGAGCTGCGTCTCGGCCCAGCGACTCTTCGGCACCACGTCGTAGTTCAGCGCGATCGCGAAATGGGTGCCTTCGTAGTCGAGCTCGGAGAGCAGCGCGGCGACGCTGGTCGCGCTGATGTCGCGGGCCTCGCCATTGACGGTCACGCGCATCGCATCACCTCGTTGTCGATCTGGCCGTGCGCGAGATAGTTCAAGGTCGCCTGCGCCAGCGCCGGCGCGATCAGGAAGCCGTGGCGGTAGAGGCCGTTGACGCGGATCTCGCGCTCGCCCTTGATGGTGATGCGCGGCAGATTGTCGGGAT
This region of Bradyrhizobium sp. SZCCHNS1050 genomic DNA includes:
- a CDS encoding thiazole synthase; protein product: MPTFYDKTFASRLLIGTALYPSPAIMQDAIRASGAQIVTVSLRREAAGGKTGDAFWKLINALDVTVLPNTAGCRSVREAVTTAKLARELFGTSWIKLEVIGDNDTLQPDVVGLVEAADILIKDGFEVFPYCTEDLTVAMRLVDAGCKVVMPWAAPIGSAKGIINRDALKLLRDRMPDITLVVDAGLGAPSHAAEALELGYDAVLLNTAIAKAADPVAMARAFRLGVEAGRTAYEAGLMDARDFASPSTPVVGTPFWHAVS
- the thiS gene encoding sulfur carrier protein ThiS, whose protein sequence is MRVTVNGEARDISATSVAALLSELDYEGTHFAIALNYDVVPKSRWAETQLKTGDEIEIITPRQGG